In a genomic window of Enterobacter asburiae:
- a CDS encoding AlpA family phage regulatory protein, with amino-acid sequence MNIYLMDLKEVCRAVGFKKVFIYKSMNAGEFPQSIKIGRSTRWISTEVEAWITEKVRASREYK; translated from the coding sequence TTGAACATATATTTGATGGATCTGAAAGAAGTTTGTAGGGCTGTTGGGTTCAAAAAGGTATTCATTTACAAGTCGATGAATGCGGGCGAGTTTCCACAATCAATAAAAATAGGTAGGTCAACTAGGTGGATATCAACGGAAGTGGAAGCGTGGATCACTGAAAAAGTTCGAGCATCGAGGGAGTATAAGTAG
- a CDS encoding tail fiber domain-containing protein → MSAGTITLTNGSAVVGGSGTSFATELAAGDFIVSTVGGVDYTLPVKSVESNTQLTLVSNFTGPTQSGAAWSAVPRVALNMVTATLVAQSAEALRGLNYDKQNWQQVYSAAGNITVKLPDGTTFTGPSWKYLSDNMATKTGGAVPVNQGGTGSTTASGARTNLGLGDLATENSSGIRKQLFKVDPQLGSTVELNVFNPGAGVKNGSGLMFRRPASDGYVIMQYNTSGDYEVSNVIMGIDTASRNVSWDFQLSGNAVANAGSWLSNSDKDIKTNIKVIENPLEKMRMMHGYTWDRLDDAPAGQGFIAQELMEVIPTAVFEGGRTELKDGTVVEKTLSVDVTGASAALHHEAILALMDQIEDLKKQVEALQPGS, encoded by the coding sequence ATGTCAGCAGGAACCATTACCCTGACAAACGGGTCCGCTGTTGTTGGCGGTTCCGGAACCTCATTCGCAACCGAACTCGCCGCAGGTGACTTTATTGTCTCCACTGTGGGCGGCGTTGATTATACGCTGCCCGTTAAATCAGTCGAGAGTAATACCCAACTGACGCTGGTCAGCAACTTTACCGGGCCAACTCAATCAGGCGCAGCATGGTCAGCGGTTCCCCGTGTTGCGCTCAATATGGTAACGGCTACGCTGGTGGCACAAAGCGCTGAAGCGCTGCGTGGACTGAATTACGACAAACAGAACTGGCAGCAGGTTTACAGCGCCGCCGGAAACATCACGGTAAAGCTTCCAGACGGCACTACCTTCACCGGCCCGTCATGGAAATACCTGTCTGACAATATGGCGACGAAGACTGGCGGGGCCGTACCTGTTAACCAGGGCGGGACCGGTTCGACAACTGCATCAGGCGCTCGCACAAACCTCGGTTTGGGAGATCTGGCAACTGAAAACAGTAGCGGTATCAGAAAGCAACTTTTCAAAGTTGACCCGCAACTAGGAAGCACGGTTGAACTTAATGTGTTTAACCCTGGCGCTGGTGTGAAGAATGGCTCCGGACTGATGTTCAGGCGTCCCGCATCAGATGGTTATGTCATCATGCAGTACAACACCTCAGGCGATTATGAGGTCAGTAACGTAATCATGGGTATCGATACTGCGTCACGTAACGTTTCATGGGATTTCCAGTTATCAGGTAATGCCGTTGCGAATGCCGGTTCATGGCTGAGCAATTCCGATAAAGACATCAAGACTAATATAAAGGTCATAGAAAACCCGCTTGAGAAAATGCGCATGATGCACGGATATACCTGGGACCGCCTTGATGATGCGCCGGCGGGTCAGGGATTTATTGCGCAGGAACTTATGGAAGTCATACCCACGGCAGTATTTGAGGGCGGACGTACTGAGCTTAAAGACGGAACGGTAGTTGAGAAAACCTTATCGGTCGATGTTACCGGCGCTTCAGCAGCGCTTCACCATGAAGCTATTCTGGCTTTAATGGATCAAATTGAAGATTTAAAGAAACAGGTCGAGGCGTTGCAGCCTGGAAGTTAA
- a CDS encoding DUF1983 domain-containing protein, which yields MVETQVKYVVVGHHSRYASAALLAGELGAHLLIDEGNHGANWNHRRAIEWASSPEAYLEFSIEAPPPPSGVTVEQAFFAVMLIPRLAAVTNVSTQFDFWTSGEQPLANTDTATVEAGATRAGMGTTWTSHNLKNGHTYYWYIRTINAFGASAFVEVAALCQTDTGELIDIIDDSVRDSDAFKNISEGVDTNLEAAMQNALANHGTVEHQYQQYGEVRADILVVKTTIAEVDKGLAELSTYVQASIGDINDDLNSLTSAVNQKMTAEVNSDGTAKASYTLNLGIIRNGVKYNTGFGMSIEPSGGTYKSTVVFAADQFGIYSGSDPGNYQAAFFVYNGQVFIRDAFIQDGSITNAKIGNYIRSSNYVAGPGGTGWNIDKSGNCELHGELYAASGNFAFTGNGNGVTIDGRGVRIDLGGGNLIVLGEW from the coding sequence AGTATGTCGTGGTTGGTCACCATTCCCGTTATGCCTCAGCTGCATTGCTTGCTGGCGAACTTGGCGCGCACCTTCTTATCGATGAAGGGAATCACGGTGCTAACTGGAATCATCGGCGCGCTATCGAGTGGGCATCATCACCTGAGGCTTACCTAGAATTCAGCATTGAGGCACCGCCTCCGCCGTCGGGTGTTACGGTAGAGCAGGCGTTTTTTGCCGTGATGCTAATTCCTCGTCTCGCAGCCGTGACGAACGTCTCCACCCAGTTCGATTTCTGGACGTCGGGGGAGCAGCCGCTTGCCAACACAGATACGGCGACCGTGGAGGCCGGAGCCACGCGCGCGGGTATGGGTACGACATGGACCAGTCACAACCTGAAAAACGGGCATACCTATTACTGGTATATCCGAACCATCAACGCGTTTGGTGCGTCTGCCTTCGTCGAGGTGGCCGCGCTGTGCCAGACAGATACCGGTGAACTCATCGACATCATTGATGATTCTGTTCGGGATTCTGATGCCTTTAAAAATATCTCGGAAGGTGTGGACACCAATCTTGAAGCTGCCATGCAGAATGCCCTGGCAAATCACGGAACGGTTGAACATCAGTACCAGCAGTATGGGGAGGTGCGCGCAGATATTCTGGTAGTAAAAACGACTATCGCTGAAGTGGATAAAGGGCTTGCTGAGTTATCCACCTACGTGCAGGCATCAATCGGTGATATCAACGACGATCTGAATTCGCTGACCTCAGCTGTTAATCAGAAAATGACGGCTGAAGTAAACAGTGACGGAACGGCGAAAGCCTCTTACACCCTGAATCTGGGGATTATCCGTAACGGCGTGAAGTACAACACCGGTTTCGGGATGTCGATAGAACCATCCGGCGGCACCTATAAATCTACAGTGGTCTTTGCTGCAGATCAGTTTGGTATTTACTCCGGAAGTGACCCGGGAAATTACCAGGCTGCATTCTTTGTCTATAACGGCCAGGTGTTCATCCGTGATGCCTTTATCCAGGACGGCAGCATTACTAACGCGAAGATTGGAAATTACATCAGATCTTCAAACTATGTAGCTGGTCCTGGTGGCACAGGGTGGAACATTGATAAATCAGGGAACTGTGAGCTGCACGGCGAGCTGTATGCCGCCAGCGGTAATTTTGCGTTCACCGGGAATGGCAATGGCGTCACCATTGACGGAAGGGGCGTAAGAATTGATCTCGGTGGTGGGAACCTGATTGTTCTTGGAGAGTGGTGA